TCTACGAGTCGGGCGACCGCGACCGCCACAAGGTGATCGGCTTCGGCGGCCGCCTCGACTCCGCGCGCTTCCGCTACGTGCTCAGCCAGCGCTTCGACGCGCCGGTGAAGAACGTCGAGGCGACGATTCTCGGCGAGCACGGCGATGCGCAGGTTCCAGTCTTCTCAAAGGTTCGCGTCGACGGCGCGGACCCCGAGTTCTCGGGCGACGAGCGCGAAGAGATCCTCGGCGACCTCCAAGAGTCGGCGATGGACGTCATCGAGCGGAAGGGCGCGACGCAGTGGGGGCCCGCAACGGGCGTCGCCCACACCGTCGAGGCCATCCTCCGCGACACCGGCGAGGTGCTTCCGGGATCGATCGCCCTCGACGGCGAGTTCGGGTACAAGGACACCGCCTTCGGCGTCCCGCTGGAACTCGGCTCCGACGGCGCCGAGGAAGTCGTCGAGTGGGACCTCGACGAGTACGAGCGGGAACTGATGGACGATGCGGCCGAGAAACTGTCCGAGCAGTACGAGAAGATCGCCTGAGCGGACAGACCGCCAACGGCGAGGCTGCCGTTCTCTCCGCGACGCCGCGGCTGTTCGGCTATCGAGGAGACCAACTGAAAAAACGCGACGTCACCTCGTCCGCGCCGGTGACAGGTACATAGGGCGAAACCGTCGGTTAGGCGGTCGTCGTGCGGAGGTGGGAGACGTACGACGCCAGGTCGGTCGTGGTCACCATTCCGATGACGGCACCGTCGTCGTCGACGACCGGGACGTGGTGAATGCCGTGTTCGATCATCGATTCGGCGACCTGTGCGATCGGGACCTGCGCGGTCGTCGTCACCGCCGTGTCGGACATGTACGCCGAGACGGGCGTCCGGTCCTTCGGTTTCCGCTCGGCGACGATCTTCACGAAGTCGGTGTTGGTGAGGATGCCGACGAGCTGGCCGTCGTCGACGACGACGACCGATCCGATCTCCTCGTCCAGCATCTTCTGTGCGGCGTCCTCGACCAGCGTGTCGGGCGAGACGGTGTGCACGGGCGAGGACATCACGCGTGCGACGAAAATGTCGTCCATAGTACGCCGTGGGGGAGTATCTACCATTAAGGATTCGGCTCGCGGTGGACGAGAATTCGGACCGACTGCCGCACGGCGACCGCTTCCTCGCGTACGTTTATATACGATCGAGGGGCCAGACGCCGCATAACGTAACAGTTGCCCCCGCGTCGAACGCGGTCGTTCGGCACGACGACGCGGGGAGTTGTGGCAGTAGTCGTGCCGACAGTCAGCCACTCGTGCGCGTCCGAACCGCCGGTCAGCGTGTCATCCGTGCTCGACGCCGCCGTCACAGTCGTTCCTGAAGCGTCCGCGCCGTTCCCTCGCCGACGCCCGGCACGTCTGTCAGGTCCGCTGTCGACGCGTCGCGGACGTTCTCGACGCTCCCGAACCGTCGGAGGAGCGCACGTCGAGTCTGTTCGCCGACGCCCGGCACGTCTTCCAGGACCGTTCGCACGTCGTCGCGAAGGGTCTGGTGGTACTGGACGGCGAACCGGTGCGCCTCGTCGCGGACGCGCTGGAGGACGTGCAGCGCCGGCTCGTCGCTGTCCCAGTCGTGAACGCCGTCGGGCGTGATCACGAGTTCCCGCTCCTTCGCGAGCGCGACGGCGGGGACGCTCCAGCCAGTCTCCGCGAGCGCGTCCCGCGCGGCGCCGAGTTGCCCCTCGCCGCCGTCGATCAGCAGCAGGTCGGGGTCCGGCCTGTCGTCGCGGCCCGCGACCGCGCGCTCGGCCCGCCAGCGGACGAGCTCGCGCATCCGCGCGTAGTCGTCGTTGCCGTCGGCGAGTCGCTTCCGGCGGTAGTCGGATTTCTCCGCCGACCCGTCGACGAAGCAGACGTCGCTCCCGACAACGGCCGTGCCGCCGGCGTGACTCACGTCGAAGCCCTCGATTCGCGTGATCGATGACAGTCCGAGCGCCTCCGCGAGCGCGCTCAGTCCGTCGCCTCGGCCGGGTCCGCTCCGGGCGTTCTTGAGCGCGAGGTCGACGAGTTTCGACTCTCGACCGGCACCGGGCACGCGGACGTCGACGCCCTCGGCGTTCAGCCACGCGAGGACGTCCTTGTCGTCGGGGCGCTCCGAACAGAGGATCGCGTCCGGGAGGTCGCGCTCGGCGTAGTACTGCGTGAGAAACGCCGTGAGCACCGCGGCCGAGCGCTCGCCGCCGTCGGGCGCGTCGAGGCGGTGGCGCGAACGGTCGACGAGCTGTCCGCGTTCGCTGTGCAGCCGCGCCACCGTCGCGCCGTCGCCCTCGACCGCGACGCCGAGAACGTCGACCGCGCGTTCGTCGGACTGCGCGGAGACGGCCTCCTCGCCTTCCCCGTGAAACGACTCGACGGCGTCGAGGCGGTCGCGGAGGTTCGCGGCGCGCTCGAACTGTTCGGACTCCGCGGCCGTCTCCATCTCCCGACGAAGCGGATCGGCCAGGACGCCCGTCTCGCCCTCGAAGAATCGGACGACCGACTCGACGTCGTCGCGATACGCGTCGGCGTCGATCTCGCCGGTACAGGGCGCGGTGCACAGCCCCATCTCGTAATCGAGACAGGGCCGTTCGCGGTTCGCGTACTTGTGGTCCGAACAGCCCCGCAGGCCGTACGTCTCCCGGAGCGCCTTCACCACGGTGTCGACGCGGCCCTTGTCGGTGAACGGACCGAAGACGGTCGCGCCCGGATCCGGGTCGCGGGTGGCCTCGATCCGCGGGACCGGATGGTCCGTGAGTTGCACGAGCGGATAGGACTTGTCGTCCTTCAACCGGACGTTGTACCGCGGCTGATGCCGCTTGATCAGGTTCGCTTCGAGCAGCAGCGCCTGCGTCTCGGTGTCGGTGACGGCGACGTCGATCGAGCGGGCGCGCTCGACCATCTGCCGGATCCGTTCGCCGCGCGGATCGGCGTACGAGCGGACCCGATCGCGGACGTCCACCGCCTTGCCGACGTAGAGGACGTCGTCGCCGTCGAGAAACTGGTAGACGCCGGGGCCGGTGGGTAACTCCGCGGCGCGCTCGCGAAGTTCGCTGCGCTGCATCGGTTCCACGTAGCGGGCCGAGCGGCTTGAGCGTGACGCGACAGCGCGCGCGGTGGTCCGTCCCCCGATTCGGGGCGGCAGCTACAAACGCGTCGACCGAAGACGTGAGGGTATGACCGACGAGGACGCTGCCGACGATCAGGGAGACCGGTCCACCGATCCCGAGGACCGCACCGACGACCCCGCGAGTCGCACCGCCGACACCGTCCGCTGCTGGCTCGTCGAGCGGACGTACACCGACCGCGGACTCGTCGATATGGTGTACGCGACGCCGGACGGCGCGCACGTCCGCCGGAAACAGCTCTCGACGACGATTATGCGACAGCGTGGCTCAGGGACGACCGCCGCGGTCGACGTGGATCGGGGAGATCTCGAACCAGTCGACGAGGATGCGGTGCGAGAGCGGTACGCGACGGAAGTCGAGCGCGTGCGCGAACGGTACGGCCCGGACGACGAAGTGTAGGCGGATCGAAACGGAGATAATCGCGGCCCACTGAGTCTCAACGCTGAGTACGGCACCAAACGCTTTATGAACGGACCTGACAACCGTCGCCTATGACCGCTATCGAACTCGACGGGGTGACGAAGCGGTTCGAGGACGTCACCGCCGTCTCGAATCTCTCGTTGACCGTCGAGGAGGGAGAGGTCTTCGGCTTTCTCGGCCCCAACGGCGCCGGGAAGTCAACGACGATCAACGTCCTCCTCGACTTCGTCCGGCCGACGGCGGGCACCGTGCGAGTCTTGGGCCACGACGCCCGCGAGGAGAGCGTCGCCGTCCGGGAGCGAACGGGCGTCCTTCCGGAGGGCTTCGACGTGTACGATCGGCTGACTGGCCGCGCGCACGTGGAGTTCGCCATCGACTCGAAAGAGGTCGACGCCGACCCCGACGCCGTTTTAGAGCGGGTCGGTCTCGCCGACGCGGCCGACAGGAAGGCCGGCGGCTACTCGAAGGGGATGCGACAGCGCCTCGCGCTGGCGATGGCGCTCGTCGGCGATCCGGATCTCTTGATCCTCGACGAGCCCTCGTCGGGGCTGGACCCCGCCGGCGCGAAGGAGATGCGCGAAATCGTGCTCTCGGAGGCCGAGCGCGGTACGACGGTCTTCTTCTCCAGCCACATCCTCGAACAGGTCGAGGCCGTCTGCGACCGCGTCGGCATCCTCCGCGCCGGCGAACTCGTCGCGGTCGACTCCATCGAGGGGCTGCGCGAGGCGACCGACGCCGACGCGACCCTCCGCGTCGCCGTCGATGACCGAGTCGACGACGAGGTCATCGCGGAGATCCGGAGCCTCGCGGGCGTACAGAGCGTCGACCGCGACGGCGACGACGCCCTCCGAGTGACCTGCGACAGCGACGCCAAGACGACCGTCGTCACGGAACTGGAGGAGCACGGGATCACTGTCACCGACTTCACGACTGAAGAGGCCTCTCTCGAGGATCTCTTCCTCGCGTACACCGAAGACGACGTCGACGTGGGAGTCGACGCCGGGGAGGACGAGGCCGACGGCGCGGAACCGGACTCTTCGGTCGAAGACACGGAGGTGGCACGATGAGCTGGCGGGCCGTCGCC
This portion of the Halobellus litoreus genome encodes:
- the mdh gene encoding malate dehydrogenase — encoded protein: MTKVSVVGAAGTVGAAAGYNLALRDVVDELVFVDIPEKEDETVGQAADANHGVAYDSNTEVVQGGYEDTAGSDVVVITAGIPRQPGQTRIDLAGDNAPIMEDIGSSLAEHNDDFVSVTTSNPVDLLNRHLYESGDRDRHKVIGFGGRLDSARFRYVLSQRFDAPVKNVEATILGEHGDAQVPVFSKVRVDGADPEFSGDEREEILGDLQESAMDVIERKGATQWGPATGVAHTVEAILRDTGEVLPGSIALDGEFGYKDTAFGVPLELGSDGAEEVVEWDLDEYERELMDDAAEKLSEQYEKIA
- a CDS encoding CBS domain-containing protein, coding for MDDIFVARVMSSPVHTVSPDTLVEDAAQKMLDEEIGSVVVVDDGQLVGILTNTDFVKIVAERKPKDRTPVSAYMSDTAVTTTAQVPIAQVAESMIEHGIHHVPVVDDDGAVIGMVTTTDLASYVSHLRTTTA
- a CDS encoding excinuclease ABC subunit C, producing the protein MQRSELRERAAELPTGPGVYQFLDGDDVLYVGKAVDVRDRVRSYADPRGERIRQMVERARSIDVAVTDTETQALLLEANLIKRHQPRYNVRLKDDKSYPLVQLTDHPVPRIEATRDPDPGATVFGPFTDKGRVDTVVKALRETYGLRGCSDHKYANRERPCLDYEMGLCTAPCTGEIDADAYRDDVESVVRFFEGETGVLADPLRREMETAAESEQFERAANLRDRLDAVESFHGEGEEAVSAQSDERAVDVLGVAVEGDGATVARLHSERGQLVDRSRHRLDAPDGGERSAAVLTAFLTQYYAERDLPDAILCSERPDDKDVLAWLNAEGVDVRVPGAGRESKLVDLALKNARSGPGRGDGLSALAEALGLSSITRIEGFDVSHAGGTAVVGSDVCFVDGSAEKSDYRRKRLADGNDDYARMRELVRWRAERAVAGRDDRPDPDLLLIDGGEGQLGAARDALAETGWSVPAVALAKERELVITPDGVHDWDSDEPALHVLQRVRDEAHRFAVQYHQTLRDDVRTVLEDVPGVGEQTRRALLRRFGSVENVRDASTADLTDVPGVGEGTARTLQERL
- a CDS encoding ABC transporter ATP-binding protein, with product MTAIELDGVTKRFEDVTAVSNLSLTVEEGEVFGFLGPNGAGKSTTINVLLDFVRPTAGTVRVLGHDAREESVAVRERTGVLPEGFDVYDRLTGRAHVEFAIDSKEVDADPDAVLERVGLADAADRKAGGYSKGMRQRLALAMALVGDPDLLILDEPSSGLDPAGAKEMREIVLSEAERGTTVFFSSHILEQVEAVCDRVGILRAGELVAVDSIEGLREATDADATLRVAVDDRVDDEVIAEIRSLAGVQSVDRDGDDALRVTCDSDAKTTVVTELEEHGITVTDFTTEEASLEDLFLAYTEDDVDVGVDAGEDEADGAEPDSSVEDTEVAR